A stretch of Flavobacterium sp. N2270 DNA encodes these proteins:
- the porU gene encoding type IX secretion system sortase PorU, with translation MKKIFIYFMFFLFGVIYSQNQTNISLTWSNSVQYLGDDVYFEFPRFDNNYFELNIPNKTIGLSYLFKSNGFIDSSSLDINSIKYEIIPSTYLKNLDISKLPNQLKYSIESVKAREDIYSVLKLSPIINENGVLKKIISFSFNFTYNNNLRNNSLVVNSITNSVLSSGTWHRFYVEKSGVYKLSKSFLQSLGVNVSGDPRNIKIYGNGGRMLPLLNSTSYPSDLEENAIKFVGEDDGVFNDSDFILFYAEGVDTWNTESLTSVNLFSDKSYFYVTTSSGSGKRIASAIEPTAAPSFSFTNYNDVITYEKDLVNAGKVGRRWFGEQFNINNEQIFEFLIPNLDLSSPVGLKINFASKSYGVSSFDVEANNQTIGSLTFPTLVAFSGVEGYESALNASFTSSSSTISLNLTYNNGGVPSSNGYLDFIRLTTVRNLSGFGEQFPFFNNQQLSNIGVGQYNFTNASNINEVWDVTDRFNVQNYINSSGSNFSFKVNLGTEKKYIAVDFSDTYSPLKETNTLVSNQNLKGTIFLNNSGVFEDIDYLIITPNNLFTPAERLADFHRLNSGMKVKVVSIESIYQEFSSGKQDVAAIRNFIKYVYQNASNVSNRVKYVNLFGDASYDYKNRLSSNTNIVPVFHGFNPLASETNNISNFSLYLSFMSDDFYGLMDDSEGTMLSGADGIDIAVGRMLVSSVQQANEMVDKVIEYHDEESYGRWRNNYVIYSDDADDATDATLQFGLDDLANTLVDQKPFVNVKKIHTDAYIQQVAAGGERYPEAKADFLDNLELGALVFNYFGHGNEESLGRERLFEKIDAQNLTNKYRYPLFVTITCEFTRFDDPNRFTGGEYMYWNTSGGAISLIATTRQIGVTTGFTMNNILSEELYAFGSTNYPTIAEALRLTKLRTGSDNRRVVFYIGDPALKLAIPKSKVVLTKVNDVDVSLPNDVFSALSLMKVSGEVVDESDNLISDYNGDLAVQIFDKEINRSTLGNNGTTNSSGQLIIMDFTTLGETIFRGNASVVNGKFDLSFVVPQDIRIPIGNGKISFYSKRSNTVLEDQTGYNTDIQIGGVNTSAPADNTPPTVRLYMNDESFASGGITNCSPYLLAFLEDENGINTASGIGHDIVAILDGDESNPYVLNDYYETENNDYTKGKVRFPFRDLESGMHTILFKAWDVYNNLITQEIQFNAVCNEDGLRIEKVLNYPNPFVSYTEFWFSHNMPFEPLDVQVQILTISGKLVKTINQQVVTDGFLCREITWDGKDDFGDKIGKGVYIYKLTVRSTTTGKKTEKYEKLVIL, from the coding sequence ATGAAAAAGATTTTTATTTACTTTATGTTTTTTCTTTTTGGGGTTATCTATTCTCAAAATCAGACTAATATTTCTTTAACTTGGAGTAATTCTGTTCAATATCTCGGAGATGATGTTTATTTTGAGTTCCCGCGATTTGACAATAATTATTTTGAGTTAAATATCCCTAATAAAACAATTGGTTTAAGTTATTTATTTAAAAGTAACGGTTTTATTGATTCTTCTTCATTGGATATTAATTCTATTAAATATGAGATAATCCCATCTACTTATCTTAAAAATCTCGATATTTCTAAACTGCCTAATCAGTTGAAATATTCTATTGAGTCTGTAAAAGCAAGAGAAGATATTTATTCTGTTTTAAAATTGTCTCCTATTATTAATGAAAATGGTGTTTTAAAGAAAATTATTTCTTTTAGTTTTAATTTTACTTATAATAATAATTTAAGAAATAATTCATTAGTTGTTAATTCAATTACTAATTCTGTTTTAAGTTCTGGAACATGGCATAGGTTTTATGTTGAGAAATCAGGGGTATATAAGTTATCAAAAAGTTTTTTACAGTCTTTAGGTGTTAATGTTTCGGGAGATCCAAGAAATATCAAAATATATGGCAATGGTGGTAGAATGTTACCGTTGTTAAATAGTACTTCTTACCCTAGTGATTTGGAAGAAAATGCTATTAAATTTGTAGGTGAAGATGACGGCGTTTTTAACGATTCTGATTTTATTCTTTTTTATGCTGAGGGCGTAGATACTTGGAACACAGAAAGTTTAACTAGTGTCAATTTATTTTCTGATAAATCTTATTTTTATGTTACGACGTCATCTGGTTCTGGTAAAAGAATAGCTTCCGCTATAGAGCCAACGGCAGCTCCAAGTTTTAGTTTTACAAATTATAATGATGTTATAACATACGAGAAGGACTTAGTTAATGCAGGTAAAGTTGGTCGAAGATGGTTTGGAGAACAGTTCAATATTAATAATGAGCAAATTTTTGAGTTTTTAATTCCGAATTTAGATCTTTCATCTCCTGTTGGGTTGAAGATAAACTTTGCTTCAAAGTCCTACGGAGTATCTTCTTTTGATGTAGAGGCTAATAATCAAACAATTGGAAGTTTAACTTTTCCTACTTTGGTTGCGTTTAGCGGTGTTGAGGGTTACGAAAGTGCTTTAAATGCTAGTTTTACTTCGTCGTCATCAACAATAAGTTTAAATCTAACTTATAACAATGGTGGAGTTCCATCATCAAATGGTTATTTAGATTTTATTAGATTGACGACTGTAAGGAATTTGTCTGGATTTGGAGAGCAGTTTCCATTTTTTAATAATCAACAGTTATCAAATATTGGTGTTGGACAATATAATTTTACTAATGCAAGTAATATTAATGAGGTTTGGGATGTAACAGATCGTTTTAATGTTCAAAATTATATTAATTCGTCAGGTTCTAATTTCAGTTTTAAAGTAAATTTAGGTACTGAAAAAAAATATATTGCAGTTGATTTTTCAGATACTTACTCGCCTTTAAAAGAAACGAATACGTTAGTTTCTAATCAAAACCTTAAAGGGACTATTTTTCTTAATAATTCAGGTGTCTTTGAGGATATTGATTATTTAATTATTACACCAAATAATTTATTTACACCTGCAGAAAGATTGGCCGATTTTCATAGGTTGAATTCCGGAATGAAGGTTAAAGTGGTAAGCATTGAAAGTATTTATCAGGAATTTAGTTCAGGAAAACAAGATGTTGCAGCAATAAGAAACTTTATAAAGTATGTTTATCAAAATGCTTCGAATGTTTCAAATAGAGTTAAGTATGTCAATTTATTTGGCGACGCATCTTACGATTATAAAAATAGATTATCAAGTAATACTAACATTGTTCCTGTTTTTCACGGTTTTAACCCATTGGCAAGCGAAACTAATAATATTTCTAATTTTTCTTTGTACTTGTCTTTTATGTCTGATGATTTTTACGGGCTTATGGATGATTCAGAAGGTACAATGTTAAGTGGTGCAGACGGTATTGATATTGCAGTAGGTAGAATGTTAGTTTCGTCAGTGCAACAAGCAAATGAAATGGTTGACAAAGTGATTGAATATCATGATGAAGAATCGTATGGAAGATGGAGAAATAATTATGTCATTTATTCTGATGATGCAGATGATGCTACAGATGCAACACTTCAGTTTGGCTTAGATGATTTAGCAAATACTTTAGTGGATCAAAAACCATTTGTAAATGTAAAAAAAATACATACAGACGCTTATATTCAGCAAGTTGCCGCTGGAGGTGAAAGATATCCAGAAGCAAAAGCAGATTTTTTAGATAATTTAGAGCTTGGAGCTTTAGTTTTTAATTATTTCGGACATGGAAATGAAGAGTCTTTGGGCAGAGAGCGTTTATTTGAAAAAATTGATGCTCAAAATTTAACAAATAAATACAGGTATCCTTTATTTGTTACAATAACATGTGAATTTACTCGTTTTGATGATCCAAACAGGTTTACTGGAGGTGAATATATGTATTGGAATACAAGCGGCGGTGCGATTAGTTTAATTGCAACCACAAGGCAAATTGGTGTTACTACTGGTTTTACAATGAATAATATACTTAGTGAAGAGTTGTATGCATTTGGGTCAACTAATTATCCTACTATTGCAGAGGCTTTGCGTTTAACTAAGTTAAGAACAGGTTCAGATAATAGGCGAGTTGTCTTTTACATAGGTGACCCTGCATTAAAGTTAGCAATTCCTAAGTCTAAAGTAGTTTTAACCAAAGTTAATGATGTAGACGTGAGTTTGCCAAATGATGTGTTTAGTGCCTTAAGTTTAATGAAAGTTTCGGGCGAAGTTGTAGATGAATCTGATAATTTGATTTCTGATTATAACGGAGATTTGGCAGTTCAAATTTTCGATAAAGAAATCAATAGAAGTACATTAGGAAATAATGGTACAACTAATAGTTCTGGTCAATTAATAATTATGGATTTCACAACACTTGGAGAAACTATTTTTAGGGGAAATGCTTCTGTTGTTAATGGTAAATTCGATTTAAGTTTTGTCGTTCCTCAGGATATTAGAATTCCTATTGGGAACGGAAAAATTAGTTTTTATTCTAAAAGAAGTAATACTGTTTTAGAAGATCAGACGGGTTATAATACAGATATTCAAATTGGTGGCGTTAATACAAGTGCTCCTGCGGATAATACTCCGCCAACTGTAAGGTTGTACATGAATGACGAAAGTTTTGCTTCAGGAGGAATTACTAATTGCTCACCTTACTTACTTGCTTTTTTAGAAGATGAAAACGGAATCAATACAGCAAGTGGTATTGGTCATGATATAGTTGCTATTTTAGATGGTGATGAGTCAAATCCTTACGTTTTAAATGATTATTATGAAACAGAAAATAACGATTACACCAAAGGTAAAGTTCGTTTCCCGTTTAGGGATTTAGAATCGGGCATGCATACTATTCTTTTTAAAGCTTGGGATGTATATAATAACTTAATAACACAAGAAATTCAGTTTAATGCCGTTTGTAATGAAGATGGTTTAAGAATAGAAAAAGTTTTAAATTATCCAAACCCATTTGTTAGTTATACTGAATTTTGGTTTTCTCACAATATGCCATTTGAGCCATTAGACGTACAGGTGCAAATTTTAACTATTTCAGGAAAACTAGTAAAAACAATAAATCAACAAGTGGTTACTGATGGTTTTTTGTGTAGAGAAATAACATGGGACGGAAAGGATGACTTTGGAGATAAAATAGGAAAAGGGGTTTATATTTACAAGCTAACTGTTCGCTCAACTACAACGGGTAAAAAAACAGAAAAATACGAGAAACTTGTAATCCTATAA
- the gldJ gene encoding gliding motility lipoprotein GldJ — MKIKKIMTLKLILALSVAIGFTSCSKSSGTKGGSKATGWKINDKEGGFQFNSKFKQQETPPGMIPVEGGTFTMGKVQDDPMHDWNNTPNQQHVQSFFMDETEVTNIMYTEYLFWLKTVFPPEDENYKNIYTGAIPDTLVWRNRLGYNETMTNNYLRHPAYAEYPVVGVNWIQATEFSKWRTDRVNENILEREGYLKKNAKVKDVTAETSFSTETYLAAPTQTFGGKEDVVLKKELNKSGRQEVADTAKNVYAQRNSGLILPEYRLPTEAEWEYAALALVGNREYNIYKGQKKYPWNGQYTRSGKRQYRGDQLANFKQGKGDYGGIAGWSDDGADITNKVKSYPPNDFGLYDMAGNVAEWVADVYRPMVDDEANDFNYFRGNVYMKNKIGEDGTTEIVTTDNITYDTLSNGKIVARNFPGQIAQVPVDDNETYLRTQFSTSDNRNYRDGDRASTRRFDFGSSEEEDEGKEDQFRMYESPKHTISVDSLGEMTKKYDKSNDRTTLVNDNVRVYKGGSWRDRAYWLDPASRRYFPQDMATDYIGFRNAMSKVGPKSNKKTPRGNPKQ, encoded by the coding sequence ATGAAAATTAAGAAAATTATGACTTTAAAATTGATATTGGCATTGTCAGTAGCAATAGGTTTTACTAGTTGTAGTAAGAGCTCAGGAACAAAAGGTGGTTCAAAAGCTACGGGTTGGAAAATCAACGACAAAGAAGGCGGCTTTCAATTCAACTCTAAGTTCAAACAACAAGAAACTCCTCCAGGAATGATTCCAGTTGAAGGTGGAACTTTTACAATGGGTAAAGTACAAGATGATCCTATGCATGATTGGAACAACACTCCAAATCAACAGCATGTACAATCATTTTTTATGGATGAAACAGAAGTAACTAATATCATGTATACTGAATACTTGTTTTGGTTAAAAACAGTTTTTCCTCCAGAAGATGAAAATTACAAAAACATATATACCGGTGCGATTCCAGATACTTTAGTTTGGAGAAATCGTTTAGGTTATAACGAAACAATGACAAATAACTACCTAAGACATCCTGCATATGCAGAATACCCAGTAGTTGGTGTAAATTGGATTCAAGCAACTGAATTTAGCAAGTGGAGAACTGACCGTGTTAATGAAAATATTCTTGAAAGAGAAGGATATTTAAAAAAGAACGCAAAAGTTAAAGACGTTACAGCCGAAACCTCATTCAGCACTGAAACTTACTTAGCAGCACCTACACAAACTTTTGGTGGTAAAGAAGACGTAGTACTTAAAAAAGAGTTAAATAAAAGCGGAAGACAAGAAGTAGCAGATACTGCAAAAAATGTTTATGCACAAAGAAATTCTGGTTTAATATTACCTGAGTACAGATTACCAACTGAAGCGGAATGGGAATATGCAGCATTAGCTTTAGTAGGAAACAGAGAATACAATATCTACAAAGGGCAAAAGAAATACCCTTGGAACGGACAATACACACGATCAGGAAAAAGACAATACAGAGGAGACCAATTAGCTAACTTCAAACAAGGTAAAGGAGATTATGGCGGAATCGCAGGTTGGTCTGATGATGGTGCAGATATTACTAATAAAGTTAAAAGTTACCCTCCAAACGACTTTGGATTATATGACATGGCAGGTAACGTAGCTGAATGGGTTGCCGATGTTTACAGACCAATGGTTGATGACGAAGCAAATGACTTCAACTACTTTAGAGGTAACGTTTATATGAAAAATAAAATTGGAGAAGACGGTACAACTGAAATCGTAACAACTGATAACATTACTTATGATACATTAAGCAATGGTAAGATTGTAGCCAGAAACTTCCCTGGTCAAATTGCTCAGGTTCCAGTTGATGACAATGAAACCTACTTAAGAACTCAATTCTCTACTTCTGACAACAGAAACTATAGAGATGGTGATAGAGCTTCAACTAGACGTTTTGACTTTGGTTCATCTGAAGAAGAAGATGAAGGTAAAGAAGATCAATTTAGAATGTATGAATCTCCTAAACATACAATATCTGTAGATAGTTTAGGTGAGATGACTAAAAAATATGACAAGTCGAATGACAGAACAACTTTAGTTAACGACAACGTTAGAGTTTATAAAGGTGGTTCTTGGAGAGATAGAGCTTACTGGTTAGATCCAGCATCTCGTAGATATTTCCCACAAGATATGGCTACTGACTATATTGGATTTAGAAATGCAATGTCTAAAGTTGGACCAAAATCTAACAAGAAGACTCCTAGAGGAAATCCAAAACAATAA
- a CDS encoding UDP-N-acetylmuramoyl-tripeptide--D-alanyl-D-alanine ligase encodes MKIEILYVKFLECSEVSTDTRKIEKNSMFFALKGENFDANTFTEEAIKKGAKYIVIDNPNYQIEGKTILVDDVLSTLQKLANYHRKKLKTPIIALTGSNGKTTTKELIKAVLSAKFNTIATIGNLNNHIGVPLTLLNFNKETEIGIVEMGANHQKEIELLCQITEPNFGYITNFGKAHLEGFGGVQGIIKGKSELYDYLRTNNQIAFVNLDDALQQEKTRDIKNYSFSKTTENADVKITSIEANPMVKIHFNSTNVTSHLIGAYNANNINAAITIGKYFKIEDSVIKEAIENYIPTNNRSQLIEKNSNEIILDAYNANPSSMTAAISNFIQIEKASKVVILGDMFELGEESLTEHKNVINLLKNETTITSHLVGKDFYLNKENSSHLHFYQNFGEFSNYLKKNELKNSFILIKGSRGMALERVLEFI; translated from the coding sequence ATGAAAATAGAAATCTTATATGTAAAGTTTCTTGAATGCTCAGAAGTTTCAACTGACACAAGAAAAATAGAAAAAAACAGTATGTTCTTTGCACTTAAAGGAGAAAACTTTGATGCGAATACATTTACTGAAGAAGCAATAAAAAAAGGTGCTAAATACATTGTAATAGACAATCCTAATTATCAAATTGAAGGTAAAACAATTCTTGTTGATGATGTTTTATCCACATTACAAAAATTAGCAAACTATCATAGAAAAAAATTAAAAACACCAATTATAGCACTTACTGGTAGTAACGGAAAAACTACAACTAAAGAATTAATAAAAGCAGTACTTTCTGCCAAATTCAACACGATTGCCACTATTGGCAACCTAAACAACCATATTGGCGTACCCCTAACCCTATTAAATTTCAATAAAGAAACTGAAATAGGAATTGTTGAAATGGGCGCAAATCATCAAAAAGAAATTGAATTACTTTGCCAAATAACTGAACCTAATTTTGGATATATTACCAATTTTGGGAAAGCACACCTAGAGGGTTTTGGAGGAGTTCAAGGCATAATCAAAGGAAAAAGCGAGTTGTATGATTATTTAAGAACAAACAATCAGATTGCATTTGTAAATCTAGATGATGCTTTACAACAAGAAAAAACAAGAGACATAAAAAATTATTCTTTTTCTAAAACTACCGAAAATGCAGATGTAAAAATTACATCAATTGAAGCAAATCCAATGGTTAAAATTCATTTTAACAGTACAAATGTAACTTCACATTTAATAGGCGCATATAACGCAAACAACATTAACGCGGCCATAACTATTGGAAAGTATTTTAAAATTGAGGATTCTGTTATCAAAGAAGCTATAGAAAATTATATTCCTACAAATAATAGATCTCAACTTATTGAGAAAAACAGCAATGAAATAATATTAGACGCCTATAATGCAAATCCAAGCAGCATGACTGCAGCAATTAGCAACTTCATACAAATTGAAAAAGCTTCAAAAGTTGTTATCTTAGGAGATATGTTTGAATTAGGAGAGGAAAGTTTAACAGAACACAAAAACGTTATCAATTTATTGAAAAATGAAACTACTATAACCTCACATTTAGTTGGAAAAGATTTTTATTTAAATAAAGAAAATAGTTCTCATTTACATTTTTATCAAAACTTTGGAGAATTCTCAAATTACTTAAAGAAAAATGAACTAAAGAATAGTTTTATTTTAATTAAAGGATCTAGAGGAATGGCTCTAGAACGAGTTTTAGAATTTATATAA